The window CCGCTCAAGCCCCTCATCGAGCACGGTCTCGCGCTCTGTGACTGAGCGAGGACCACTCTGACCCGCCTCGACCCGTGGTCTCCGCCGTGGTCTCCGGCCTCACTCGCGACAATGCGAAACGGCGGCCCAACCGCGTTTCCGCAGGTAGACCGCCGTTTCCGTTTGGTGGAGCTGAGGGTGTGTAGTTTCACGACATCGTTGATATCTGAGTCGCGTCATCGTTGATATCGGGTCTTGTTCTGACCATGAGCCATGTCAAAGGCACAGGTCATCGTGTTGTCAGTGGTCCACCAGGGCCTCACCAAGGCTGAGGCAGCGCGGCGCTACGACGTGTCTTGGCAGTGGGTCCACACCCTGGTCACCCGCTACCACCAAGGCGGCCTCGAAGCCCTCGAACCCCGCTCCAAACGACCCCGCACCAACCCACGCGCCACCAGCGAGGCCCTACGGCAACGGATCCTTCAGTTGCGAGAAGAACTCGACAACGCCGGGCTGGACGCCGGACCCATCACCATCGCCAAACATCTCGACAACGAAAACCTCCACGTCCCGTCCACCTCCACCATCCGCCGCATCCTGCACACCGCCGGACTCATCACCCCAGACCCCAAAAAGCGCCCACGATCCTCACTGCGCCGCTTCCAAGCCGCCCAACCCAACGAATGCTGGCAATCCGACTTCACCCACTGGCGCCTAGCCGACGGCACCGACATCGAAATCCTCAACTGGCTCGACGACCACTCCCGGATGCTGCTTTCCATCACCGCCCACGACCGCGTCACCGGCCCAGACGTCGTCAACACCTTCGCTGACACCCTGAACACGTACGGACCACCCACATCCACACTCACAGACAACGGGTCCGTCTACACCTCACGCTTCACCGGCGGCAAGAACGCCTTCGA of the Nocardioides sp. genome contains:
- a CDS encoding IS481 family transposase codes for the protein MSKAQVIVLSVVHQGLTKAEAARRYDVSWQWVHTLVTRYHQGGLEALEPRSKRPRTNPRATSEALRQRILQLREELDNAGLDAGPITIAKHLDNENLHVPSTSTIRRILHTAGLITPDPKKRPRSSLRRFQAAQPNECWQSDFTHWRLADGTDIEILNWLDDHSRMLLSITAHDRVTGPDVVNTFADTLNTYGPPTSTLTDNGSVYTSRFTGGKNAFEYLLAVLGITQKNGHPGHPQTQGKIERFHRTLKKWLARQPTAATLTELQQQLDHFKQIYNHQRPHRALNGHTPASHYTDHPKALPRGTTPADPHYRIRLDHVDTWGKATLRRAGRMHHLGIGYAHRGTPILMIIDANTVTITHRNTGEILSEHQIDPTKTYWRNQKREPGRWPDSQP